One genomic segment of Sorex araneus isolate mSorAra2 chromosome X, mSorAra2.pri, whole genome shotgun sequence includes these proteins:
- the WNT6 gene encoding protein Wnt-6: protein MLPPAPSRLGLLLLLLLCPAHVGGLWWAVGSPLVMDPTSICRKARRLAGRQAELCQTEPEVVAELARGARLGVRECQFQFRFRRWNCSSHSKAFGRILQQDIRETAFVFAITAAGASHAVTQACSMGELLQCGCRAPPGRAPRPPGLPDLSGPPEGSAAWEWGGCGDDVDFGDEKSRLFMDAQHKRGHGDIRALVQLHNNEAGRLAVRSHTRTECKCHGLSGSCALRTCWQKLPPFREVGARLLERFHGASRVMGTNDGRALLPAVRSLKPPGRADLLYAADSPDFCAPNRRTGSPGTRGRACNSSAPDLSGCDLLCCGRGHRQESVQLEENCLCRFHWCCVVQCHRCRVRKELSLCL from the exons GGCCGTGGGCAGCCCTTTGGTCATGGACCCCACCAGCATCTGCAGGAAGGCCCGGCGGCTGGCGGGGCGGCAGGCCGAGCTGTGCCAAACAGAGCCGGAAGTGGTGGCAGAGCTAGCCCGGGGCGCCCGGCTCGGGGTTCGAGAGTGTCAGTTCCAGTTCCGCTTCCGCCGCTGGAACTGCTCGAGCCACAGCAAGGCCTTCGGGCGCATCCTGCAGcagg ATATCCGCGAGACGGCCTTCGTGTTCGCCATCACGGCGGCGGGGGCCAGCCACGCGGTCACGCAGGCCTGTTCCATGGGCGAGCTGCTGCAGTGCGGCTGCCGGGCGCCCCCCGGgcgggccccccggccccccggcctgCCTGACCTCTCCGGGCCCCCCGAGGGTAGCGCGGCCTGGGAGTGGGGCGGCTGCGGCGACGACGTGGACTTCGGGGACGAGAAGTCGAGGCTGTTCATGGACGCACAGCACAAGAGGGGACACGGGGACATCCGAGCGCTGGTGCAGCTGCACAACAACGAGGCCGGCAGGCTG gcgGTCCGGAGCCACACGCGCACGGAGTGCAAGTGCCACGGGCTGTCCGGCTCCTGCGCGCTGCGCACCTGCTGGCAGAAGCTGCCCCCGTTCCGCGAGGTGGGCGCGCGGCTCCTCGAGCGCTTCCACGGCGCGTCGCGCGTCATGGGCACCAACGACGGCCGGGCGCTGCTGCCCGCCGTGCGCTCCCTCAAGCCGCCGGGCCGCGCCGACCTGCTCTACGCCGCCGACTCGCCCGACTTCTGTGCCCCCAACCGGCGCACCGGCTCGCCCGGCACGCGCGGCCGCGCCTGCAACAGCAGCGCCCCGGACCTCAGCGGCTGTGACCTGCTGTGCTGCGGCCGCGGCCACCGCCAGGAGAGCGTGCAGCTCGAGGAGAACTGCCTGTGCCGCTTCCACTGGTGCTGCGTGGTGCAGTGCCACCGCTGCCGCGTGCGCAAGGAGCTCAGCCTCTGCCTGTga